In Chaetodon trifascialis isolate fChaTrf1 chromosome 8, fChaTrf1.hap1, whole genome shotgun sequence, the DNA window TGGCAACACGCAGTGGTGCAACCAAATTAAAAGCTAATCGACTGTGATTTATGACCATTGCAAAACATACCACGAGGACGCGTTTGCACAATGACGCCGTTTTTCCGCCTCAGATGCGTTTGTTATCATGAACACTTACAATCAGCTCCCCACAGAACAGTAAAGATTGTGATTTTCCCATAAGGCCCAATACATGAGTGTTATGTGCTTCAGTCTACATAAAGCTTACATAAAGTTAAAATATCTATAAGTGCAGTTTGTTATATGAACACGCTCCTCTCATCAGCTTCAGGAGCTGTTAATTTTAATCTCATATAAAGTTTTTTTCCAATATCATTTCATATTAACCTGCATTGCCAGAAATGTGTGATTTCTCTGCTACGAACTGTAAAAATAGTGTGTGCTGACGCTTTTAAACGTATTTGACAAATGAGTTGCTAAAAGCGAAGCTTGCTGCTGTCTGTTGCATAAGCCCAGTATGTCAGGCTGCCAGAACAGAGAGAAGTCACATTAAATGTCTGTAGAAAAGGTCTCACACTCACATTGCTAAACTTGTCAAGACATTTATATgaccaaatatatatatatatatatcgtATATATATATCTCAATAACCGCGCCTTTGACCATTTCAAATCACCTCTCATTCATCTTCCTGCCCTGCTGTTCGTCTTTCTCGCCATTGTTCACTTGCTTTTATCCTCCCGCTCACTTTTCCTTCACTAACGCAACTTCTAAacagtaacaaaacaaaaaaaaaaatgtagtttgAGTAATTCAATGAGGGGTTGAAAGggagatgagacagagagagagagagataaagactgagtgggagagagggagtctGTACAGCCGGGAAACTTTAGCGTCGGTTTTGGTTTCATTTGGCCTTCTCGGCTGCTGGAGCGACAGTGACTGGCTCTGTCTGGACTCCAGCGTCTGTAGAGTTACGTTTCTGACCCTGAaattcaaagagagaaaatcGTAAATGTTTGTTCATTACAGTTTCCGCTCTACTAAAAATCCACGCCATTGTTGTTGAAGCCTTTAGATATTCGTTTGCATTTGATTTAAGCCTCCTGAAAGTTCTTGATGCTGGTTGTGGGGAGCAATTTCTAACTTGAGGTACCTCCAGATTTTCTCACCTGTGTCATTTCGTGGTTGCAACACTGCATGGACTGTGTCCTCTGATTCAAGTGTATTAACTGTGAGTTATTAAAACCAAACCGTGCATAACAATTCACAGCATGTGCAGCATAATGTGCACTGCACTCTGAAATAAGGCCCATACCTTCAGCTGCTTAATGAGCagctgctgccatctagtggagaTGAAGCTGCACCTGCATCTTACAGCAAAATTCTCCTTACCAGAATTTTAAAGAACATCTGGATGGAGTTCCTCTTCTCCAGTTTCCTGGGCCCACTGGCTGCATCATCGCCAGCCTGGGAGGCCGCTGAGGCTGGTTTGTTGTCCACGGCCGCCTCTGATGACTTGGCTGCTGCTTTAGGTTCCTCCTTGGCTTTAGCTGTCTGtgatgcctctgctgctgcagctggggcAGGGGCGGCCTTCTTGGGATCGGCAGCCTGAAAGTGTCACGGTGCATCACGGAAGACTGAATTATTCCCTCAGCCGCCGTGCATCCAGCGTCTTATATAATATCTTAACCGCTGTACTCATTCAGCACAGATGGACTTTGAGATGACGTCAGATGTAAAATTTGAAGTGACATGAAGATGCACTGGTTGTTAGGCTGCAGTGTGTCTTAGTGACTGCAACAGTATGAGAGGTGGTTATAGAAGCACCGTTATGATTTCCAAATGTAataacagatggagaaaaagcttttttaaagcAGGTTTTAATACCAGATGTAATTGATGGAATTAATAATCTATTCTCGAGAGGGCGTTTTTCTGTATTTACCAATCCAGTCGTTCTCCTGAGGAGCCGAACTCCACTTGTGGAGGCTGCCTGGACTTTTGTAGTCATGTGGTCTAACAGTACCTCAAATCCACATTAATCTGTTACTCTCTGTTTAGTGACTCCACCACAGTTCACACTCagattttcagatattttaaacTCATAAAGGTTTATGTGAATAGGCCCTTACTTTAGGcttgaagagagacaggaaggctgACTTTGAggctgttttcttctcctcctgaaCAGGAGGTGCTGGCTCTGGCTTTGGAGCAGCCTCCAGGGTTCCAGTTTTTGAGGGATCcaccttcttttaaaaaaagcagagaagaaaatacACATCATGAGCTATTTACGAATTAAAATGCATGACCATCATTGGAGCTGACAGGGTGTGGGCAGGAGCTGCCACCTGTGAAGTGAAAGAAGAGgtaaaagggaggaaaaaatcCAGGATCAGAGCAGAAAAGGAGGCAGACAAATCTGATAAGAAGCGCTCCCTGTAAGAATAAAGAAGCCCACATCGCCATGCATAGAAGTAGAGAAGGTTATTGGctgtaaaagaaagaagaaaatagaaaaaggaaCATTTCTCCACTGAAGATGAAAGTGAGCTCGTTTAGAGGAATAATTTGACACGTTGGGAAATATACTTATTTACTTCCTCGCCAAGAGACGAGAAGATTGGTGCCATTTTCACACCTGTTAAATGTGATGCAGGAGAtgttatcttagcataaagaatggatacggctagcctggctctgcacAAAGGTAATGAAATCTTCctgaacaaagacaaagagacgagtaaaaacaaaaaagttgtggttttatgggatATAAAGTGTTGATTACTGAGATTTTAGATGTGCTAGTAGATGGATTTTATtagagccaggccagctgtttcctgtattcatgctaagctaagctaactggtttcTGGCAGGACCAGTATGTGGGATTTACTGGCAactagtggtgaggttgcagaatGCAACCAACTGATTAACCCTAACCTGACCCCTCCCTTTCCAAACATGTAGAAAGAAGAAAGGTGGCTGTCAGgtaaagtaaaaacatgaaaggccCTCTCTAGAGCCAGAGTTTGGTTTGTTCCTACTGGGCGACTGCAGAAAAATGGCGATGCAACATGGCGGTCTCTTTGGAAGGGCTTCACttacttttcagtttcagactttACACTAATGGAAACATAATAATGAAGACTatgttccatttctgccaatagtTCCCCTTAAATCCTGCACACTAGTCCtttaacagacagatatgaAAGTGATATCAATTTTCTAATCTACTCTAAATCTGTGCAGGAACTAAATGTATTTTCCAACATGTCAAAGTCCTTTAATTTACCTCAGCTTCTACCACTGGCTGTGCCTGCTCCACCATCTGCAGGGAAGGaaaatttatttgttttcccaTCAATGCAAATGCTGCatgaaatgcaataaaataataaaatgtgggACGACTAATTTATCATGTTGGAAGTTTACAACAAACATATATTGGTGATACAAAGTGAATAAATTAatcaaaattagaaaaaaatgttgttttttaagaTGCATATGCCAAATTATGTTGGTTCAGTGTAATAATTGGTACATCTGGTACAACATCGTGTCAGAGGCGCCTGTAGAGCGAAGAAAATCAAGAATTAACATTCCCAGGCACTTCCTGCTGATTTACCTGCTCTGCTACAACTAGCTGTGTCACGTTCTCTGCTGTCTCGTGAGGTTCAacattattttctctctgtgcaaatgcaaatgaatcAGAACATGTGAAATAAAGCTGTGCGATTGAGAATGTGGAGACGTGATACAATCAGAGGATCAGAAGATTATTCCACTCCCTGGAAAAGACAAAACCCCAAGAGTGACAGCGCTCCTGCCATTTACCTGGACGTCTACAACTGGCACCTCCACTGGTGTCTCCTGCAGAGCAAAACTACTTTGTTATTCTGAAGAGATGCACAGTGAGATGGGCGTGAAAATTCTGTAATTAACAGTATAGCATGTCTGTTATGAGCATCCTTAGAATACGTTAAAATAACATCATCCTAAATACACCTGAGAATACTGAGCATACTTTCTAGTTTACCTGCACTTCTACTACTGGTTGTACCTCTACTTCTACTGCTGGCTGTGGTGCCTCCTTGATTGTCTGCAGGACAGTGAAGGAATTGTTGTGTTAGTTAAAAGCCTTCTGATTGTCTGcaagacagaaaggaaacatcCTCAAAAACAGAGGAAACGTCTTATTATGAAATGTGTTAGCATGGCAATGAACGCTGGCTAATATGAGCTGgttaaagggatagtttgacattttgggaaacacttATGTGCTCTCTTGTGGAGAgtaagatgagaagatcaatagcATGGAGCAAAAGTTGGGaggtgattagcctagcttagcataaagactggaagcagggggaaggagctagcctggctctccCCAAAATTTACAAATAATTATAGCTTTTGAACAGAACCAGCTTTTTTTGCCCTACTtccggtctttatgctaagctaggctaattgtCTCTGGCTTCAGCTTCATAGAGCGCACGCACAAGACTGGTGTTCTTCTCACGTGACTCTAGGCAAGtaaggaaaaatgtgtttttcccagaATAGGGGGACTAGATGTCCCAGATTGGCCTGGTGTTCAGCATTCTCTACCAAATTGTCTTGGTTTTCACCACGATTAACACAATAATTAGAATATCATACGTTCAAATGGTCACATCAGACTGGCTCCATAAGtgagtcagtccccatagacccccacattaaAATGCCCAGCTTAacagcagacataaacatgtttacagcctggtacaaaaacagttttcatcTTATGGCTAATGGcgattttttttatatagctCAATCATTTAAAATATGTTACAGCGTAAAGTTATGTATAATTATGATCATGgccgctttgagtgacagctagctgctggGTTTCAGCTaacaggcttcattcagcccacctaagctccacccatgctccaTCTCATTGGCCATTTTTGCACTTTTgacactgccaagatggcgactgctgcagccactgtcactgtcacaaaTAACTGTCCCCATTCCTGATGAAAATGCATATTGTGTGTGCATAAGCGCATACGTAAACGTGCAGAAAGGGTTAACAGTTTTTAGATTAAATGAATCCCTGAAGCAATAATGTATCATGGAAACATGGACTGTGGTAGAAACAGTGGTGCTTTTCCAGGGAACCCCTTTAAACCAAAGTCGCTGTTATTGCTTGTCTAACTGAGCAGTGCTACAAAAACCTGATTCTCCTGGatgagactggaaacagcctgAATAAAATCTTACGCAAACGCTGCAGGTTCTGATGTGGAAACAGCAAATTGTTCAGTTTCTGCCACCTCCAGACAAATCAGCTCTTGTTCAGTTAGTAACAGGATGAGCGACGGTCAGTCTGAGAATACGATAATCTACTGTACCACTGCTGCAGTCTTGGCCGGGGCACTGGCTCCACTCGCTGAAGCGCCCTTGCCTTTGGACGACTTGACACCTAGCAGTACCTCAAATTCACATACAGTACGTTTCACACTACGTCATAATCCGACACACTGTGGAAGATGCACTCACTGCCATGAATCATCATCCCTGAAAGTTATGGTCTCATCTCGCAGTCTCCAGTTTGCGCTCTAGTTACCTTTGGACGGAAGAATTTGCTCAGAGTATCTTTGGCTGATTTTCCCTTCGAGGACTCGGGTGCCTTCGCAGCAGCTTTTGGTTCTTCTTTTGGTGTGGGCTTTGCAGGTTTGGCAGCTGGCTCTCCTTTGATTTCCATTTTCGGCGGctctggaggaggtggtggtgggatAGACATTCCTTTGGGTGCTGCAGGCGGCTCACATACTTGTGCAACCTATTCAAAAGAGCTTGtgttaaaataatgtttttcaaTGGAAAACCACAGGAAACAGTCCACACAGTCTCctttgaaacattttaaaatacacaatGACAATTATAGGTGAGGTTTGATAAGTCAAAGGCATCATAAACTAGTAAAATTTAATTGGTTTGTAAAATTTAACTTCAGTTAACTTCAATGAACACAACTGAGCCCAgtcaatatatattttctaaaGAAGTGCAAGACCTGTTGTACAAATTATAACACTTCAAGGGCAATGTGCTCACAGTAGTGGTTGCCGCTGGTTGGCTCTCCTTCTGGGACTATTTGGCAACAGAAAAAGGAAGCAGTTAGAGAGATGAAATTAAACTGAGCAAACAAGTAACTGCAAAAAGCTTGAGTACAAATACAATAACAGTTTGGTTCTTTAGAAATACAATGCACTTTAACCTCAATTCAAGCAGAGGCAGAAATGAGCAGAATGGATGCCGGTTAGCAACCTGCAAAAACTGCATTTCCCAAACTGGAGCAGTGGTGGAGCAAGTACTCCTTTACTtaagtgcagtaaaagtactcctaCCACACTGTAATAAGTCTTGCTTTGAAAATGTTACTGTATTAAAAGTTTGCAAGTatattcagaaaaatgtactgaaagtaTTAAAAGGAAAAGTACTTATTAGTCATGcaacaatcagaatcagaatcagaaatactttattgatccccgaggggtaATTGTTTGACTTCCAAGcagcatttcactgttttaGTTGGTTTAGATGGAGCTGATTGTTTTCCTTATGAATCAATCTcctgattattttcttaaatAGATTTGATTGATTCTTTGGTTTGTAAAATCTCAGAAATTAGTGACACTTTCACAgtgaaaatcattaaaaaagaaattccaattattaaaataattacgaggaaaagcagcaaagcaaaaaaaaaaaaaaaaaagtacaatatttcccccTGAAATGTACCCgagtagaagtagaaagtagCATGAACGGAAAAGACTCAAGttaagtacaaatacctcaaatcTGAACTTAGGTACGGTACTTGAGCAGATGTAGtgagttacattccaccactgaccCGCTGACCCCTGAGTTTAATATATAATAATCAACCACCAACATCGCTGAGTTCTCTGATGCAGCTTTGTTAACCAGAACGAGCACGATATGAAAACAGATactgaaagaaaatcaaacaagaGCAAGAAAACCATTCGAAATAAACCCACAGTCGTACTGTCACAGTCACATGCTGCATGAACATCTGTTCACCTGATCTTTAGTGGCATCAGGAGTCGCTGCTTCCTTTTTGGCTGTTTTAGTGGAGGTCACCTGTGCAACAAGGGAAGGAAAATTAACGGCCTGCAAGAACTTTTATTCATCAAGAGGAAAAGCAACACGGCCGTCCCTCAAATGTCAGATGCATGCAGTTATTTCACATAGCTGGCGATGACGGGGCAGTGTGAAACGACCAAGAGCTGATGTAACAggaacagaaaattaattatttaGATAAAACAGACGCCTTTCATGAATGCAGACATAGGCCTTTATGGTAAGCTAACCGAGGCACAGAGTGCACACTGAGGTCCCTGACagagcacatacagtacatgcgCTGTCATTGTGACAGCCATTGTGCTCCGGCGATGGCGTAGGCCTGCCCTCGCTCTATCTTCACGAATCTCAACTTCCAACTGCACAGGCCTCCCTTGTGAGCTCACACTATGGGTTGAACAATAGGCCACCACATTCCCGCATGTTCAAAGACTTGATTAGCATGGAGCTAGGGCAATGGTAACTCTTTAAAACGGCATGAATCCAAAAGACAGCACGATGAAGAGGAAATACAATGGCTGCTTGTTGTAGGTTTTCCAGCAGGCTCTGCCATAATGGCACATTTGGTTATGGATACTGTCACTGCCAAAAAACTCCCTTTTTACATAGAATACAAGGAATCACACTAATCAGATTTAAGCACAATATCTTGAATTTGTTATCActgatttctgctttttctaGTAAATTGCTTGGCTTCAGCTAGTAAAAAATGAGAACACATTAACTGGTTTTGCCACTTTTAATTACAGCAATCCCTCAATTAATTTTACCCAAACAGCCTAATTTCACAGGAAAAGCCATCAGAAAGATCAAGTACATCTAAACCACATTTAGTTTTTCAAGCTGCGTCACTTACTAGTGTTTTGAAGAAGTTCATAACTGGATTCTCTTCTGGGTGACTGTCCTCTCGGGTTTCCACAGGTTGACTGTTTCCGTCGTCAGCTTCCGGagctttctctccctctggaCTCGGGTCTACAGTCACACTCTCTGGCTCGGTTAATGATTCTGACTCTCGCTTTAGGTTAGCTGTCTCCTATATGGCATGACAAAGAATTAGCCTTTGAGAATTATGTTAGAGCAGCAGAGCCGATATGCAAGCAGCGAGTGTCTTAATCGCAGCATTGAGATGGGAGCACAATTCCAACCATGCCTCTGCCTACTCGGGGCATTGTCAACAATCACCCttttattaatgtgtgtgtcccACCCCTCACTCATTGATATTCAACAATGTGTGAGAGTTATGCCCTGAGAAATGTCAGGAAACTCAAATACCTTGCTGTGTCTTGATGGTGATTATTTTTAAACTGACCAACCTTGATTTAAAGGTCATTTTATTGAATCTGCTCACTTTGATTTTCCTTCAGTGTGTCCTGATAAAAATTTCATAATCTACTATTGTCATTCTTTTCTAAAATAATGTACAACCCTGctgtgcaaaacacacaaaaacagaatgtgatgacttgcaaagatttttttttgacacatactcaattgaaaacagtacaaagacaaaatatttgatGTTTCACCTCTtctgcttcattgatttttgtaaatatctgcttattctgaatttgatgcagcaacatgtttcaaacatgtttatttGAGTCAGGGTCGTATTATTTGTCACTAAACACTGACCAAAACAAGAATCATGAATGACATTTTCCAAGCCCTTAAATTCAGCATTTTAATTTTATTGGAAAGTGTTTCAAACAAACAGCGTTACTTTGCATTATTATAAAACATGAAGCATATTACAATCCAGTTGCAATTCCTACCGGATACCATTAAACACATGGTATGCTAAAGGGGCAGACCGATATttgccaaacaaaaacaatgttcaTACAATTCTTTCAGCGTTTCACTGCTGCTCTTCCTTTGGAGCCACATGAATGGTGACAGTAATACTGTATCCCACTGAACATATCTTTATACCCTCAAACCTAAATGCTGATTCTTCAACCGTTGATGTACACGCTGACCGCAGCCTGACAAGCAAAGCTTCCATGTCTGTACTTGTGACGGAGGTATCTGcaatcatttctgtgttttcttccacaGGCTCTTCAGAACTGGCTTCCCCAGTGGCTTGTCCTCCAGTAGATGGCTCTTGAACAATGGCGTCTTCCTCAACACTTTCTGGCACTGCTTTAAGTTCATTTGCTAAAGCCTCTATAGCCTCTTCATTCATGTCCTTGGCAGCTCTCTCGCTTGGCTCCTCTGGAATGGTAAGGTTCATTTCCCGGTCTCCAGAAAGGGGCACAAAGGTGGTTGCAGAGATGACCTCCTGTTCCAGGGTGATGTCATTATCCATTGTGGCCTCGTGAGGAATGATGGAGCTGAGGTCAAATTCTTGAGAGAGGGCATCAATTGCTGCTTCTGGTATCACCTTAGCATCATCTTTGATAATTACAGGACTTGGTTCTGCTTCCTCAACTGTTTCTGGTCCCACATTAGCTGTCACATCTTCAGTAACCTCAGTGCTCTCATCTGTAGTAATAACTTCAGGAATAGACTCAGACTTTACTTCATCATCAGGAGAATTTAAAGCATCTTCAGGAAGTTCCTCAATGGTGGAAAGAGCCTCCTGGACCCCTTCATGGGCAGATTCCACCTTAAGAGGGACAGAAAGCTCTTCTGCAGACATGCCTTGGTTTGCAAGTATAGGATTTGGCTCCTCACAAACAACCTCTGAGATTGCTTCCATCACTGTTGACACTGGCTCTTCCTCTTGGGAAAGAATGCCATTTGTTTCCTTGGCCTCAGGACTGACAGCATTAGACTTAGATTCAGCGGTTTCAATCAGCTCTACACCAGGAAGGACTTCTTCTACACTTGAtatgtctgcagcagcaacGTCAGTGCTTTCACATACAGCAGGAACATCCACCTCAACACAATCTGGCACCACTTTTAGAAGGCTGGCAGAGACCTCCAACGGCACGGTTTCCTCAGGAGTGACAGCATTAGACTCATGTTCAGTGGTTTCAATcagctcttcatcagctgaCATGTCCGTGGCTCCTTCACCATTGTCTTCAGTAAGGACTTCTTCTACACTGGGCTCAGATGCATTTGTAGCAACAAAGTCAGTGGGTTCAGAAACAGCAGCGAGAACCGCCTCAACACAATCTGCCACCACTTTCGGAAGGCTGGAAGAGATCTCCAATGGCACCTTTTCCTCAacactgttttcctctgcagttgtTTCCGGTGCCACATCAGCGATCATATCTTCAGCAACCTGAGCACTCGCATCTGAAGTAATAACTTCAGGAGCAGAGTCAAGACTGACTTCATCTTCAGGAGAATTAAAAGTATCTTCAGGAAGTTCCTCAATGGTGGCAAGCTCATTGAAAGGAGCCCCCAGAGAGATAAATTCTACACTTTTTCCTGGTGCATCCGTTACAGCAACAGCATCATCAGCAGTGTCCTCTTCCAGGGCAGGTTCCACCTTAACTAGAATTTCTGTCACAAGAGGCACAGAAAGCTCTTCTGCAGATGTGCCTTGGGTTGCAACTATAGAATCTGGCTCCTCACAAACAACCTCTGAGAttgtttccatcactgttgACACTGGCTCTTCCTCTTGGGAACAAATGCCATTTGTTTCCTTGGTCTCAGGAGAGACAGCATTAGACTTAGGTTCAGCGGTTTCAATCAGCTCTACACCAGGAAGGACTTCTTCTACACTTGGCTCTGGtatgtctgcagcagcaacatcagtgctttcacaaacagcagcaacatccacCTCAACACAATCTGGCACCACTTTTAGAAGGCTGACAGAGTCCTCCAATGGCATCGTTTCCTCAGGAGTGACAGCATTAGACTCATGTTCAGCGGTTTCAATcagctcttcatcagctgaCATGTCCATGGCTCCTTCACCTTTGTCTTTAGTAAGGACTTCTTCTACACTTGACTCAGATGTGTTTGTAGCAGCAAAGTCAGTGGGTTCAGAAACAGCAGCGAGAACCGCCTCAACACAATCTGCCACCACTTTCGGAAGGCTGGAAGAGATCTCCAACGGCACCGTTTCCTCAGCATTGTTTTCCTCTTGAGCTACTTGACCTTCAATAATGGCTTTGTTCGTGTTTGACTCTGATTCTGCAGCAACTTCTGGCTCAGTTTCCTTCACACTCTCATCCTCAGGGTCGTCATTTTTGATGGGGTTGATGTCAAAAGTGTCAGAAACTtccacctgctctgctctgaacaCCATGTTCTTGTACTCATTGTTCTCAGTGATGGTCACTTCTTTAATGATCATCCCAGGTGTCTGGTTTTCAACGGGCTCCTGATCCTGGTCCTCCTCAGCAATTACAACAGCAGATTCATTCAGTGGGTTTTCTTCAGTTGCTGCTGTCTCCATCCTGATTACCTCTTCCACTGGGCCGTCAGCATTAGTGGTC includes these proteins:
- the bcas1 gene encoding breast carcinoma-amplified sequence 1, producing MGNEHSKNNELTQNGKIPEKHKNGSANGLSANITLNGLEIEVNGETIVQQNGGTHSLKLTESNECDYVVIESKCPQVDAPVISEILETTMQKEEVKKSKEEKVNIFDKMFKKKVEPPADVDNVKEKETSDEDQTDVSPPATDPQPETANLKRESESLTEPESVTVDPSPEGEKAPEADDGNSQPVETREDSHPEENPVMNFFKTLVTSTKTAKKEAATPDATKDQSQKESQPAATTTVAQVCEPPAAPKGMSIPPPPPPEPPKMEIKGEPAAKPAKPTPKEEPKAAAKAPESSKGKSAKDTLSKFFRPKVLLGVKSSKGKGASASGASAPAKTAAVTIKEAPQPAVEVEVQPVVEVQETPVEVPVVDVQRENNVEPHETAENVTQLVVAEQMVEQAQPVVEAEKVDPSKTGTLEAAPKPEPAPPVQEEKKTASKSAFLSLFKPKAADPKKAAPAPAAAAEASQTAKAKEEPKAAAKSSEAAVDNKPASAASQAGDDAASGPRKLEKRNSIQMFFKILGQKRNSTDAGVQTEPVTVAPAAEKAK